GTATTCGATCGCGCGCTTGGCGTTGTCGGAGCCGTCGTAGGCGATGAGCATGAGATCTGCAGGCACTGTGACCTCCTGAAATCCGGGTCGACCGGCTGGGGCGGTCTTCGGCTTCCGTTCTTGAGATTACCTTGCCATTACCTGCACCGCTCGGCTCGGGAAATGGCTCGAACGGATGTCGACTACGGTCGGATATATGCGAATTCGACATGCGTTGGCCGTCGCGTTGTGCGCCGGGCTGGCCGTCGGGTGTTCGTCCGGGACCGGCACCGACACCGCCCCGACCGAGTCCCCGTCGTCGCCCTCGACGTCACAGCCGGTGTCGAAGACGTCGAGTGCGCCCAAGGCGCCGTCGCCGTTCGGCTCGGCGGTGTGCGGGCCCGCCTTCCTCGACTCGCTCACCCAGCGGCAGAAGCTCGCGCAGCTGCTCACGGTCGGGGTCACCGGCACCGCGGACGCGCTGCACGTCGTCGAGTCGGAGCAGATCGGTGGCATCTTCATCGGCAGCTGGACCGACGCCTCGATGCTCGCCGACGGTGGCGTCGCCGAGGTCACCGAGGCCAGTTCGGTGCCGCTGATGGTGACGATCGACGAGGAGGGTGGTCGGGTCTCGCGCATCGCCGGGATGTACGGCCCGGACCCCTCGGCCCGGGTGGTCGCGCAGACCATGACGCCGGAGCAGACCTACCAGATGGCACTCGAGCGGGGACGCGAGCTGTACCGGCTCGGGATCACCGTCAACTTCGCGCCGGATGTCGACGTGAGCAACCAGCCCGACGACGCGGTGATCGGCGACCGGTCGTTCTCCAACGACCCGCAGGTGGTGACGACCTACGCGGACGCGTACGCACGCGGCATGCGCGACGCCGGAATCCTGCCGGTGCTCAAGCACTTCCCGGGCCACGGCTCGGCGTCGGGCGACTCGCACACCGGTGCCGTCACCACGCCGCCGCTGGACCAGCTGCAGACGACCGACCTGGTGCCGTACCGGGAGCTGGTGGACACCGGTGTCGGGGTGATGCTCGGACATCTGAACGTCCCGGGGCTGACGACGGACAACCTGCCGGCGAGCCTGAGCCCGCAGGCCGTCTCGTTGCTGCGGGAGGGCACCGGCTACGGCGCCCCGCCGTTCACGGGTCCGATCTTCACCGACGACCTGAGCGGGATGAAGGCGATCACCGACCGGTTCGACATCGCGCAGGCGGTCGAGCAGGCGCTCGCGTCCGGGGCGACGGTGGCGCTGTGGCTCACCACGAACGACGTCCCGCGCGTCCTCGACCACCTGGAACAGGCGGTCGCGTCGGGCCGACTGTCGAAGTCGCAGATCGACCAGTCGGTCCTGACGGTGGCGCGCGCGAAGGGGGCTGTGACCTGCTGAGCAGGAGCTGGGTCACAATGGTGATCGAACGCTGATCTTCTTACCTTCGAGTAAGATAGCGAGTCTTACCCGTGGTTGGAGGAATTATGGCTGGTGGCACCAAGCGGCTGCCCAGGGCCGTGCGCGAACAGCAGATGCTCGACGCCGCCGTCGAGGTCTTCTCCGACAACGGGTTCCACGACGCCTCGATGGATGCTATCGCGGCGAAGGCGAACATCTCCAAGCCGATGCTGTACCTGTACTACGGCTCCAAGGACGAGCTGTTCGCCGCGTGCATCCACCGTGAGGGGCTGCGGTTCGTCGAGGCCATCTCGCCCGCGGGCGACCCCAATCTGCCGCCGCGTGATCAGTTGCGTGCGGCGCTCACCGGGTTCCTCGGTTTCGTCGACCACAACCGCAGTTCGTGGATGGTGCTGTACCGGCAGGCGATCGGTCAGCAGGCGTTCGCGTCGCAGGTCGGCAGCAGCCGTGACCGGTTGATCGAGCTGACCGCCAAGCTGCTCGAGTCGAGCACCAAGGAGCCGGAGCCGGGCACGGACTTCTCGATCATGGCGGTCGCGCTGGTGGGCGCCGGCGAGGCCGTCGCGGACCGGGTGGCCGGCGGCGAGATCGACGTCGACGCGGCCGTCGAACTGCTCGACAAGCTCGCGTGGCGGGGCTTGGCCGGCGGCAAGAAGAAGTAGCCGGCAAGAAGACGTAGCGAACACCGAGGGCCCGGACGGAAGACGTCCGGGCCCTCGGTGTTCGGTCAGGCTGCGCGACGCTGTCGGACGCGGCGGCCGCGCAGCATGGTTGCGCGCTCGGACTCGCCGATGCCGCCCCACACGCCGAACGGTTCCGGCACGGCGAGGGAGTGCTCGAGGCAGGTGGTCCGGACCGGGCACGACGCGCAGATCGCCTTGGCGCGCCGTTCGCGCATCATCCGGGCGTTGCCGCGTTCCCCGGTCGGGGGAAAGAAGGTGGATTCGTCCATGCCCTGGCAGTTGCCCTGCTGCTGCCATTCCCAGGTGTCGGCCAGGGGTGCGAGGGTCGGTCGGATCTCGGTCATCGAATGCTCCTCGTGAATGTCCGTGGGTCGATCCGCGTCGGGGCGCCCTGCGGGGCGCTCGCGCCGACGCGTCAGACGGCGCTGGTTTCGGGATCGGCTGATCGGGTGTCCGATATGCCGGCGTACATCCGGTCGAGCCTGTGTTTGAGTTCCTCGGTGCTGAGCGACCATGTCGCCGCGCCGCGGCCGGTGTCGGCCGCAAGTTGCGCACTCACGTGTGGTCATCCTTTCTTCTCTGATACGGCCCACCCGCAGTCGGTGAAACCTCTCGGTTCACCGCTCGAGCTCGGAAGACCGGTGGGGTGGAGTGGTCCGGACCCTCGCCATGCAGGCGGGCCTGACTCCTCCGTCTCACTCTTCTTCTCTTGCATCGGGAAGTTTTGACCACTGCACCGTACAACAAAATCTATATCCGCGGAAGCAGATAAATTCGCTTACCTGCCGAACTTCATCTCCGCTGCTGGTGAGAGGGGATGATCGGCGAGTGCCCGATCGGTCCGTGTCGGGGTGTTCGCCGCGTAACGTCTGCGATGGGAATGCGATGGCGTCGAACCCGTGCGCGGGATCGGCGTCCCGTGGTCCCGCCGCCGCAACACCTGCGGCGGCTACCCGGACAGAGGTGACCTGC
This genomic stretch from Prescottella soli harbors:
- a CDS encoding glycoside hydrolase family 3 N-terminal domain-containing protein, which codes for MRIRHALAVALCAGLAVGCSSGTGTDTAPTESPSSPSTSQPVSKTSSAPKAPSPFGSAVCGPAFLDSLTQRQKLAQLLTVGVTGTADALHVVESEQIGGIFIGSWTDASMLADGGVAEVTEASSVPLMVTIDEEGGRVSRIAGMYGPDPSARVVAQTMTPEQTYQMALERGRELYRLGITVNFAPDVDVSNQPDDAVIGDRSFSNDPQVVTTYADAYARGMRDAGILPVLKHFPGHGSASGDSHTGAVTTPPLDQLQTTDLVPYRELVDTGVGVMLGHLNVPGLTTDNLPASLSPQAVSLLREGTGYGAPPFTGPIFTDDLSGMKAITDRFDIAQAVEQALASGATVALWLTTNDVPRVLDHLEQAVASGRLSKSQIDQSVLTVARAKGAVTC
- a CDS encoding TetR/AcrR family transcriptional regulator, whose protein sequence is MAGGTKRLPRAVREQQMLDAAVEVFSDNGFHDASMDAIAAKANISKPMLYLYYGSKDELFAACIHREGLRFVEAISPAGDPNLPPRDQLRAALTGFLGFVDHNRSSWMVLYRQAIGQQAFASQVGSSRDRLIELTAKLLESSTKEPEPGTDFSIMAVALVGAGEAVADRVAGGEIDVDAAVELLDKLAWRGLAGGKKK
- a CDS encoding WhiB family transcriptional regulator; amino-acid sequence: MTEIRPTLAPLADTWEWQQQGNCQGMDESTFFPPTGERGNARMMRERRAKAICASCPVRTTCLEHSLAVPEPFGVWGGIGESERATMLRGRRVRQRRAA